A region from the Aegilops tauschii subsp. strangulata cultivar AL8/78 chromosome 5, Aet v6.0, whole genome shotgun sequence genome encodes:
- the LOC109740169 gene encoding uncharacterized protein → MPFVPSCVQCGTRSNPCRCKVVGPTLGFVAFVVTGVVEWPLGAAVYLFRHRKGRRIMGHPARVVYPRVTRAIPI, encoded by the coding sequence ATGCCGTTCGTGCCGTCGTGCGTGCAGTGCGGGACTCGGAGCAACCCCTGCCGGTGCAAGGTGGTCGGGCCGACCCTGGGGTTCGTGGCCTTCGTGGTCACCGGCGTGGTTGAGTGGCCGCTGGGCGCGGCGGTGTACCTGTTCCGCCATCGCAAGGGCCGCCGCATCATGGGCCACCCCGCCAGGGTCGTCTACCCCCGCGTCACCAGAGCCATCCCCATCTAA